The following proteins come from a genomic window of Macadamia integrifolia cultivar HAES 741 chromosome 14, SCU_Mint_v3, whole genome shotgun sequence:
- the LOC122060466 gene encoding MDIS1-interacting receptor like kinase 2-like, which yields MAYSSRTPPAPFLSFFLTVVSFLCLFLFFTSSAFGRRVGVHSQLSREAEALLKWKATLQSYYVPALRSWRLTSSPSPNTTTTKASSSAIPCKWFGITCNKARSSVVEISLPDVELRGTLDNFTFSTFPNLLHLNLSDNGLTGTIPVHIGSLSKLTHLDLSNNYFSSVLPPLSNLSSLRFLDLYANEISGTIPLEIGNMKNLVELALSWNKFTGMIPPVLANLTNLCYLYLPYNELRGPIPYTMGNLENLVVLELETNKLIGPIPHSLANLTKLESLYLYDNQLSGPVPSELGDMENLVHLILYQNKLSGLIPHSLTNLSKLEQIYLYDNQLSGLVPSKIGDMKNLIALDLSQNKLSGPIPHSLAKLRKLEHFNLYGNQLSGPVPSEIGDMKNLIDLELSQNKLSGPIPHSLANLSKLEVIYLDENQLSGPIPQDFGSQASIVAVQLSDNHLSGSLPQQLCRGRSLQRLAVQNSSLMGPIPDLRNCTSLSGVRLENNQFVGNITDNFGVHPHLYYIDMSHNRLYGEFTSNWGESKNLSVLKISGNNISGRIPPRVGQLIGLRVLDLSFNQFYGEIPKELGSLSALLHLNLNDNQLSGHVPVEISKLINLELLDLSANKLTGSIPKQVGQCSRLLSLNLSWNSLNGSIPSQIGDLISLQAQLDLSHNSISGLIPPQLGKLIMLEILNLSHNMITGSIPLSLEDMGSLVSLDFSYNELEGVVPNNKVFRNASPQAFRNNKGLCGDLQGLLPCNQSHRSKGSNKNGHKVVISIIASLIGIVFLVLAIIGVFHLLRKKMKKGNIEATTRNHGNIFSIWNFDGQIAYEDIIQATENFDSKYCIGTGTSGNVYKAVLPTGRVVALKKFHPLEGETIVNDESFRNEMCILTEIRHRNIVKLYGFCFHPRCMFLVCEYMEKGSLARILSNQAEAIGLDWLKRVNVIKSVANALSYLHNDCIPPIIHRDISSKNILLDLELEARVSDFGIARLLKPDSSNWTSLKGTHGYIAPELAYTMALTEKCDVYSFGVVALETIMGRHPGELISSFTSLVGQNMLLRDMLDPCLAFPSDQRVAKDVVSIMRIALACLRSHPQSRPSMHQVSKELLVLQPLFVEHFHTITIGDLNDFDV from the exons ATGGCCTACTCTTCTCGCACTCCTCCAGCTCCATTCTTATCCTTCTTCCTAACTGTTGTATCATTTCTTTGcctcttcttgttcttcacTTCCTCTGCCTTCGGTCGTAGAGTAGGTGTCCACTCTCAGTTGTCAAGGGAAGCAGAGGCTCTCCTCAAATGGAAAGCCACCCTCCAAAGCTACTATGTTCCTGCTCTCCGTTCTTGGAGGCTTACATCCTCACCATCTCCCAACACCACTACTACTAAGGCTTCATCATCAGCAATCCCATGCAAGTGGTTTGGGATAACTTGCAACAAAGCCAGAAGCAGCGTGGTTGAGATTAGCCTTCCAGATGTGGAGCTGCGAGGTACGCTTGACAACTTCACCTTCTCTACCTTTCCCAATCTCCTCCATCTTAATCTCAGCGACAATGGACTCACAGGAACCATACCAGTGCATATTGGTAGCCTCTCCAAACTCACCCACCTCGATCTCTCCAATAATTATTTTTCCAGCGTTTTGCCTCCCTTAAGTAATTTAAGCAGCCTGCGCTTCTTAGACCTCTATGCCAATGAAATCAGTGGCACTATTCCTTTAGAAATAGGGAATATGAAAAATTTGGTTGAATTAGCACTAAGTTGGAATAAATTCACTGGTATGATCCCCCCGGTCTTGGCTAATTTAACCAACCTTTGCTATCTATACTTGCCCTACAATGAACTCAGAGGTCCAATACCTTACACAATGGGAAATCTAGAAAATTTGGTTGTGTTGGAACTAGAAACAAACAAACTCATTGGTCCAATTCCTCATTCTCTGGCTAATTTAACTAAACTGGAGAGCCTCTATTTGTATGACAATCAATTGTCTGGTCCGGTGCCTTCAGAATTAGGAGATATGGAAAATCTGGTTCACTTGATACTATATCAAAACAAACTTAGCGGTCTAATCCCTCATTCTCTGACCAATTTAAGTAAACTAGAGCAGATCTATTTGTATGACAATCAATTATCTGGTCTGGTGCCTTcaaaaattggagatatgaaaaatctgaTTGCTTTGGATCTGTCTCAAAATAAACTCAGTggtccaatccctcattctctggCTAAATTAAGAAAACTAGAGCATTTCAATTTGTACGGcaatcaattatctggtccaGTGCCTTcagaaattggagatatgaaaaatctgaTTGATTTGGAGCTATCTCAAAACAAACTTAGCggtccaatccctcattctctggCTAATTTAAGTAAACTAGAGGTGATCTATTTGGATGAgaatcaattatctggtccCATACCTCAAGATTTTGGTAGCCAAGCATCCATTGTAGCAGTTCAATTGTCTGACAACCACTTATCAGGAAGCTTACCTCAACAATTATGCCGAGGACGATCACTTCAAAGATTAGCAGTTCAGAACAGTAGTCTTATGGGTCCTATTCCAGACTTGAGAAATTGCACAAGTTTAAGTGGAGTTCGACTTGAAAACAACCAATTTGTAGGAAATATAACCGACAATTTTGGTGTACATCCACATCTTTATTACATTGATATGAGTCACAACAGACTATATGGTGAGTTCACATCAAATTGGGGAGAAAGTAAGAATTTGTCAGTGCTAAAGATTTCTGGAAACAATATTAGTGGGAGGATACCACCTAGGGTTGGTCAATTAATAGGACTTAGAGTACTTGACCTTTCTTTTAACCAATTTTATGGAGAAATACCGAAGGAACTTGGTAGCTTATCAGCTTTGCTCcacttaaatttaaatgacaacCAGCTTTCAGGGCATGTACCAGTTGAAATAAGCAAATTAATAAATTTGGAGCTTCTTGACCTCTCAGCAAACAAGCTAACGGGATCAATCCCGAAACAAGTTGGTCAATGCTCCAGATTGTTGTCATTAAATTTGAGTTGGAATTCATTGAATGGAAGCATTCCATCTCAAATTGGTGATCTAATATCTCTACAAGCACAATTGGACCTTAGTCATAACTCAATCAGTGGACTCATACCACCACAACTTGGAAAGTTGATAATGTTGGAAATTTTGAATCTGTCACACAATATGATCACAGGCTCAATACCTCTTTCTCTTGAAGACATGGGTAGCTTAGTATCTCTTGATTTCTCCTATAATGAGTTGGAGGGTGTTGTTCCCAACAACAAAGTTTTCAGAAATGCTTCACCACAAGCATTTAGAAACAATAAAGGGTTATGTGGTGACCTTCAAGGTCTACTTCCCTGCAACCAATCTCATAGAAGCAAGGGATCGAATAAAAATGGACATAAGGTTGTCATATCCATCATTGCTTCTTTGATAGGAATTGTGTTCCTAGTACTTGCAATTATCGGTGTTTTCCATCTCTTgcgaaaaaaaatgaaaaaaggaaatataGAAGCAACAACAAGAAATCATGGCAATATATTTTCAATATGGAATTTTGATGGCCAGATTGCTTATGAGGACATTATTCAAGCAACAGagaattttgattccaaatattGCATTGGAACTGGAACTTCTGGGAATGTTTACAAAGCAGTGCTACCTACTGGCCGTGTTGTAGCCTTGAAGAAGTTTCACCCATTGGAAGGTGAAACAATAGTTAACGATGAAAGCTTTAGGAATGAGATGTGCATATTAACAGAAATAAGGCATCGGAATATTGTCAAACTTTATGGATTTTGTTTCCATCCACGATGCATGTTTCTTGTGTGTGAGTACATGGAAAAAGGAAGCTTAGCACGGATTTTGAGCAATCAAGCTGAGGCTATTGGGTTGGATTGGCTGAAAAGAGTAAATGTCATCAAAAGTGTGGCTAATGCTTTGTCTTACTTGCATAATGATTGTATTCCACCAATAATTCATCGGGATATTTCAAGCAAAAATATATTGCTAGACTTGGAACTCGAGGCTCGTGTATCTGATTTTGGAATTGCAAGACTATTAAAGCCAGACTCATCTAATTGGACGTCACTTAAAGGAACTCATGGATATATTGCTCCAG AGCTTGCCTACACCATGGCTTTAACTGAAAAGTGTGATGTATATAGTTTCGGAGTAGTTGCATTAGAAACAATTATGGGAAGGCATCCAGGGGAACTCATCTCATCTTTTACGTCACTAGTTGGCCAAAATATGCTATTAAGAGACATGTTAGACCCATGCCTCGCCTTTCCATCAGATCAAAGGGTTGCAAAGGATGTGGTTTCTATTATGAGAATAGCACTTGCATGTTTACGCAGCCACCCACAATCCCGTCCATCTATGCATCAAGTATCAAAAGAACTACTTGTTCTCCAACCATTATTTGTGGAGCATTTTCATACAATCACTATTGGtgatttaaatgattttgacGTATAA